From the Oncorhynchus nerka isolate Pitt River linkage group LG20, Oner_Uvic_2.0, whole genome shotgun sequence genome, one window contains:
- the LOC115119533 gene encoding uncharacterized protein LOC115119533 — MRTLLLIIFSKLLTAQPSPIISVTCEESEDVIPPEWIEIPQACPSLLLALKVAVLPEDFGAIRLNISWAINIDKSIYYLTGTWIVIDGDTYRCRYEPPFEEVDLRGLEQLWFYYLAPAEPALHMIITAYNLPIPAEGEYSKFTTCNVPYATSKDDTAELARPTSNPTVMPISVTTRNDDEGKPASLLIVYIGCLAGLVALVACSLTLYQMYGRHSNSHFTELPKATEVTMSVLVVYPAENPVFQRAVLAFAEFLQWHGDCQVAIDMWQRGRLAEQGPMRWLADQAKSVARVMVVSPQPNHCHTGPGEHTVPAAAHDLFPLVLNMVASYAQCPNELAKFWLVHLGKAPERSGLPVELTSCREFSLNRDLEKLCRHLHQQGSKRPGLMFRSGLAYGERATGKLKEAVQQLEAWQCSQPGGAGEAAPLTKLMARL, encoded by the exons ATGAGGACCTTGCTGTTGATTATATTCTCTAAATTACTTACTGCTCAGCCGTCACCCATAATT AGTGTTACATGTGAGGAATCAGAAGATG TGATACCACCGGAATGGATAGAGATTCCTCAGGCATGTCCTTCTCTTCTGCTCGCACTCAAAGTTGCTGTTCTGCCTGAAGACTTTGGGGCTATTCGGCTGAACATAAGTTGGGCCATCAACATCGACA AAAGCATTTACTATCTCACAGGAACTTGGATCGTTATAGATGGTGATACATACCGCTGTCGGTATGAACCACCTTTCGAAGAAGTTGACCTCAGGGGTCTCGAACAG CTGTGGTTCTATTACCTTGCACCTGCAGAACCAGCGCTCCATATGATCATCACTGCTTACAATCTTCCGATTCCGGCAGAGGGCGAATATTCCAAGTTTACGACATGTAATGTACCGTATG CGACATCAAAAGACGACACAG CTGAGTTGGCTAGGCCTACTTcaaaccccactgtgatgcccATATCTG TTACCACCCGTAATGATGATGAGGGGAAACCAGCAAGCCTTCTAATAGTCTATATTGGATGCTTAGCTGGGCTCGTGGCACTGGTGGcttgctctctcactctgt ATCAAATGTATGGAAGGCACTCAAATTCCCACTTCACTGAGCTGCCGAAGGCAACTGAGGTCACTATGTCGGTGCTGGTGGTGTACCCTGCAGAAAACCCTGTCTTTCAGAGAGCTGTGCTAGCTTTTGCTGAGTTCCTCCAGTGGCATGGTGACTGCCAGGTGGCTATCGACATGTGGCAGCGTGGCAGGCTGGCAGAGCAGGGCCCGATGCGCTGGCTAGCAGATCAAGCCAAATCCGTAGCCAGGGTGATGGTTGTAAGCCCGCAGCCCAACCACTGCCACACTGGCCCAGGGGAACACACAGTACCAGCCGCGGCTCATGACCTGTTTCCTCTGGTGCTCAACATGGTGGCAAGCTACGCTCAGTGCCCCAATGAGCTGGCCAAGTTCTGGTTGGTGCACCTAGGCAAGGCCCCGGAGAGGAGCGGCCTACCTGTGGAATTGACATCCTGTAGGGAATTTAGTCTGAACAGGGACTTGGAGAAACTGTGTAGACACTTGCATCAGCAGGGCTCCAAAAGACCAGGGTTAATGTTCAGATCAGGGTTGGCCTATGGGGAGAGGGCGACAGGGAAGCTGAAAGAGGCTGTGCAGCAGTTAGAGGCATGGCAATGCTCTCAGCCAGGAGGTGCAGGGGAGGCAGCTCCTTTGACCAAATTGATGGCTAGACTGTAA